The following proteins are co-located in the Synechococcus sp. PROS-U-1 genome:
- a CDS encoding allophycocyanin subunit alpha has product MSIVSNSIINADAEARYLSPGELDQIKAFVTGGQRRLRVAQVLCESRERIVKQAGGQLFQKRPDVISPGGNAYGEEMTATCLRDMDYYLRLVTYGIVAGDVTPIEEIGVIGAKELYRSLGTPLEALAESVREMKIVAMGLLTGADAEEAGTYFDYVVGALA; this is encoded by the coding sequence ATGAGCATCGTCTCCAACTCGATCATCAACGCGGACGCCGAAGCCCGCTACCTCAGCCCTGGCGAACTCGACCAGATCAAAGCCTTCGTCACCGGCGGTCAACGCCGTCTGCGCGTGGCTCAGGTCTTGTGCGAGAGCCGCGAGCGCATCGTCAAGCAGGCTGGAGGTCAGCTGTTCCAGAAGCGTCCCGACGTCATCTCCCCTGGCGGTAACGCCTACGGCGAGGAGATGACCGCCACATGTCTGCGCGACATGGATTACTACCTCCGCCTTGTCACCTACGGCATCGTTGCCGGTGACGTCACTCCGATCGAAGAGATCGGTGTGATCGGCGCAAAAGAGCTTTATCGCTCCCTGGGAACTCCTCTGGAAGCATTGGCTGAATCCGTGCGCGAGATGAAGATCGTCGCCATGGGCCTCCTCACAGGAGCCGACGCAGAGGAAGCCGGCACCTACTTCGACTACGTGGTTGGCGCCCTCGCCTGA
- the apcB gene encoding allophycocyanin subunit beta, which translates to MQDAITNVINKSDVQGLYLDTASMGSLESYFASGELRVRAAATISANASAIIRDAVAKALLYSDITRPGGNMYTTRRYAACIRDLDYYLRYSTYAMLAGDTSILDERVLNGLKETYNSLGVPIGATVQAIQAMKEVTAGLVGPDAGKEMGVYFDYICSGLGN; encoded by the coding sequence ATGCAAGACGCCATCACCAACGTCATCAACAAGTCGGACGTCCAGGGCCTGTACCTGGACACGGCTTCGATGGGCAGCCTCGAGTCGTATTTCGCCAGCGGTGAACTGCGCGTGCGCGCTGCCGCCACCATCAGCGCTAACGCTTCGGCCATCATTCGTGATGCCGTCGCCAAGGCGTTGCTGTACTCGGACATCACCCGTCCCGGCGGCAACATGTACACCACTCGCCGCTACGCCGCCTGCATCCGCGACCTGGATTACTACCTGCGGTATTCCACCTACGCCATGCTCGCCGGCGACACTTCCATCCTCGACGAGAGGGTGCTTAACGGTCTCAAGGAGACCTACAACTCCCTCGGTGTTCCCATCGGTGCCACCGTTCAGGCCATCCAAGCCATGAAAGAAGTCACCGCAGGACTGGTCGGACCTGACGCCGGCAAGGAAATGGGTGTCTACTTCGACTACATCTGCTCCGGCCTCGGCAACTGA
- a CDS encoding phycobilisome linker polypeptide, with protein sequence MRLFKVTACIPSPEKVRTQRELQNTFFTKWVPYDSWFAEQQRIQKQGGRIIKVELCTGGQQVNVGN encoded by the coding sequence ATGCGGTTGTTCAAAGTCACCGCCTGTATCCCCAGTCCTGAAAAGGTGCGGACGCAGCGCGAATTGCAGAACACCTTCTTCACCAAATGGGTTCCCTATGACAGCTGGTTCGCTGAGCAACAGCGCATCCAGAAACAGGGGGGACGCATTATCAAGGTGGAACTCTGCACCGGGGGTCAGCAGGTCAACGTCGGCAACTGA
- a CDS encoding TlyA family RNA methyltransferase produces the protein MASKQRLDLELLTRGLVSSRQQAQQLIRAGKVRDGAGMLLDKPGTEVTAERELRVEQPPRFVSRGGEKLLAGLKAFAVRVEDRVCLDGGISTGGFTDCLLQHGASRVYGVDVGYGQTAWSLRTDPRVVLRERTNLRHLQPEVLYTADDPWPSLAVTDVSFISLRLILPALRRLLQGPGTEALVLVKPQFEVGKNRVGKGGVVRDPAAHRDAIESVITAAGESGWQPQGLVASPLTGPAGNHEYVLWLAEADAADLPDLELLVAKTLNG, from the coding sequence ATGGCGTCCAAACAGCGTCTTGATCTTGAACTCCTGACCCGTGGCTTGGTCAGTTCACGGCAACAGGCGCAGCAGCTAATCCGTGCTGGGAAGGTGCGTGATGGGGCAGGCATGCTGCTCGATAAGCCCGGAACGGAAGTCACGGCCGAGCGGGAATTGAGGGTCGAGCAGCCCCCCCGCTTCGTCTCCCGTGGTGGCGAAAAACTGTTGGCGGGCTTGAAGGCTTTTGCTGTGCGTGTGGAGGATCGGGTCTGCCTGGATGGCGGCATTTCCACGGGCGGCTTCACCGATTGCCTGCTGCAGCATGGTGCCAGCCGTGTCTATGGCGTCGATGTGGGCTATGGCCAAACGGCCTGGAGTCTGCGCACTGATCCCAGGGTGGTGCTGCGTGAACGGACCAATCTGCGCCACCTCCAACCCGAGGTTCTCTACACGGCAGATGACCCCTGGCCCAGTCTTGCGGTCACCGATGTGTCGTTCATTTCGCTGCGTCTGATCCTTCCTGCCTTGCGCCGGCTGTTGCAGGGTCCAGGAACCGAGGCGCTGGTGCTGGTGAAGCCGCAGTTTGAGGTCGGTAAGAACAGGGTCGGCAAGGGGGGTGTGGTTCGTGATCCGGCGGCCCACCGTGATGCCATCGAATCCGTGATCACAGCAGCTGGGGAGTCGGGTTGGCAGCCGCAGGGCCTCGTGGCCTCGCCGCTCACAGGCCCCGCCGGCAACCACGAGTACGTGCTCTGGTTGGCTGAGGCCGACGCGGCTGATTTGCCGGATCTAGAGCTTCTGGTTGCGAAGACGCTGAATGGTTGA
- a CDS encoding FtsW/RodA/SpoVE family cell cycle protein → MNATAPKSKPARRETSEGRKSGLFQRLLPLPWQLWPAEARLLTGLAGFWSVAGLVVLASASWWVALREMGDGGFYLKRQAIWLLASWSLLGITISTNLRRWLRWSGPGLWMGCLLIAATLVMGTTVNGASRWLVIGPLQVQPSELVKPFVVLQAANLFAPWSRMSLDQKLLWLGSFGGLLLLILKQPNLSTAALMGLTLWMVAMAAGLRWRSLLGTALAGSLLGTASILINEYQRIRVVSFLDPWNDPMGDGYQLVQSLLAIGSGGWMGQGYGLSTQKLQYLPIQSTDFIYAVFAEEFGFVGSLLLLLFLMLVTWVGLRVALRCRSNQARLVAIGCSTILVGQSILNIAVASGAMPTTGLPLPLISYGGNSLMSSLVILGLLIRCSLESTGLIGGRSNSRPRAARQR, encoded by the coding sequence GTGAACGCCACTGCGCCCAAGTCCAAGCCTGCCAGGCGTGAAACGAGCGAAGGACGCAAAAGCGGACTGTTTCAGCGGCTGCTCCCCTTGCCCTGGCAGCTCTGGCCGGCAGAGGCCCGCCTGCTGACGGGATTGGCAGGGTTCTGGAGTGTGGCAGGACTGGTGGTATTGGCGTCGGCCAGCTGGTGGGTGGCCCTGCGGGAAATGGGGGACGGCGGCTTTTATCTGAAACGGCAGGCGATCTGGCTGTTGGCCAGCTGGAGCCTGCTCGGGATCACAATCTCCACCAACCTGCGGCGCTGGCTGCGTTGGTCGGGACCGGGGCTGTGGATGGGCTGCCTGCTGATCGCCGCCACCCTGGTGATGGGCACCACCGTCAACGGCGCCAGCCGCTGGCTGGTGATTGGGCCCCTGCAGGTGCAGCCCTCGGAGCTGGTGAAACCCTTTGTGGTGCTGCAGGCCGCCAATCTGTTTGCCCCCTGGAGCCGAATGAGCCTCGACCAAAAGCTGCTCTGGCTCGGCAGCTTTGGCGGACTGCTGCTGCTGATTCTCAAGCAGCCCAACCTCTCCACCGCCGCCTTGATGGGACTCACCCTCTGGATGGTGGCCATGGCGGCCGGCCTGCGCTGGCGCAGCCTGCTCGGCACAGCCCTGGCGGGATCGCTGCTGGGCACCGCCAGCATCCTGATCAATGAATACCAACGGATCCGGGTGGTGTCGTTCCTGGATCCCTGGAACGACCCCATGGGGGATGGCTATCAGCTGGTGCAGAGCCTGCTGGCGATCGGATCCGGCGGTTGGATGGGTCAGGGCTATGGCCTCTCCACCCAAAAGCTCCAATACCTCCCGATCCAAAGCACTGACTTCATCTATGCAGTGTTCGCTGAGGAATTCGGCTTTGTGGGCTCGCTGCTGCTGCTGTTGTTCCTGATGCTGGTGACCTGGGTGGGGCTGCGGGTGGCCCTGCGCTGCCGCAGCAACCAGGCACGCCTTGTTGCCATCGGATGCTCAACAATCCTTGTGGGCCAGTCGATCCTGAACATCGCAGTGGCTTCTGGCGCGATGCCCACGACCGGTCTTCCCCTGCCCTTGATCAGCTATGGGGGCAACTCTCTGATGTCGAGTTTGGTGATTCTTGGGCTGCTGATCCGCTGTTCTCTGGAGTCCACCGGTTTGATTGGCGGTCGTTCGAACAGCCGACCACGAGCAGCACGCCAACGATGA
- a CDS encoding cytochrome c biogenesis CcdA family protein: MDLLLLSDLAQSSEQLLRRALADPGPLTVALVFGGGALTSLGPCSLSLLPVTLAYLAGFEDAQPAWRRSLAFCSGIVGALVVLGSVSGLLGRIYGQVPALVPTLVAILAVVMGLNLLGLLRIPLPSGPDPELWRQKVPAPLAPVAAGLAFGLAASPCTTPVLAVLLGWIAQSGRPLAGVVLLSSFGIGQVLPLLLAGTFAAAIPKLLALRGISRWVPPASGVILLTSGLLTLLARWS; the protein is encoded by the coding sequence GTGGACCTGCTGCTGCTCTCCGATCTGGCCCAGAGCAGCGAACAGCTGTTGCGACGTGCCCTTGCGGATCCCGGACCGCTGACTGTGGCGCTGGTCTTCGGTGGCGGCGCCCTCACCAGCCTGGGGCCCTGTTCTCTGTCGTTGCTGCCGGTGACGCTGGCCTATCTGGCGGGGTTTGAGGATGCCCAACCGGCGTGGCGGCGCAGCTTGGCCTTCTGCAGCGGCATCGTGGGGGCCCTCGTGGTCCTGGGCAGCGTCAGTGGGCTGCTGGGCCGGATCTATGGACAGGTACCGGCGTTGGTTCCCACGCTGGTGGCGATCCTCGCTGTGGTGATGGGATTGAACCTTCTTGGGCTGCTGCGGATTCCGCTTCCCAGTGGTCCGGATCCGGAACTTTGGCGTCAGAAAGTGCCAGCTCCATTGGCTCCTGTCGCCGCCGGCCTGGCCTTCGGGCTGGCGGCCTCCCCATGCACCACACCGGTACTGGCGGTGCTGCTGGGCTGGATCGCCCAGAGCGGTCGTCCCCTGGCGGGGGTGGTTCTGCTGAGCAGCTTCGGCATTGGCCAGGTGCTGCCCCTGCTGCTGGCCGGCACGTTTGCAGCAGCCATTCCAAAACTTCTGGCGTTACGGGGCATCAGCCGCTGGGTGCCGCCGGCGAGTGGCGTCATCCTGCTCACGAGTGGCCTGCTCACCCTGCTGGCCCGCTGGAGCTGA
- a CDS encoding cytochrome c biogenesis protein ResB yields the protein MALLKRMAAWLSDLRLAIVLLLMIALASAVGTAIPQGDPPASYVDAYASSPWLGLLHGEQVLQLQLDHVYSSGWFLALLAWLGLALILCSWRRQWPALMAARRWIDYRTQRQLSKLAIAESQPCPDSSQCLTQLETVLRANGWQVQRKPQRLAARRGAIGRVGPLLVHTGLVLLMLGAAWGALAGNRLERFLAPGRSLDLLDRDGTSQLTITLNRFAIDRDPAGRTEQFRSALQLQGANQTLDAEISVNHPLRHRGITIYQADWSLATISLQIGRSPVLELPLQTYPELGDQVWGLVLPTRPDGSQPVFLSLESEQGPATVFDADGQQVARLRPGGPAVEVKGLPMRVDAVMPASGLLLKRDPGVPLVYLGFAILLVGGGLSLVATRQMWAIAADGTLSLGGLCNRNLAAFANELPQLLQQVVGAAANPGEQSDQQG from the coding sequence ATGGCGCTACTGAAACGCATGGCGGCCTGGCTCAGCGATCTACGGCTGGCCATCGTGTTGCTGCTGATGATTGCCCTGGCAAGTGCCGTGGGCACCGCAATCCCCCAGGGAGACCCACCCGCCAGCTATGTCGATGCCTATGCCAGCAGCCCGTGGCTGGGTCTGCTCCACGGCGAGCAGGTGCTGCAGCTGCAACTCGATCATGTGTATTCCAGCGGCTGGTTTCTGGCCTTGCTGGCCTGGCTGGGCCTGGCCCTGATCCTGTGCAGCTGGCGACGCCAATGGCCGGCCCTGATGGCGGCCCGGCGCTGGATCGACTACCGCACCCAGCGCCAATTGAGCAAGCTGGCCATTGCCGAAAGCCAGCCCTGCCCTGATTCCAGTCAATGCCTGACTCAGCTAGAGACAGTGCTACGGGCCAATGGCTGGCAAGTGCAACGCAAGCCGCAACGGCTGGCGGCTCGGCGTGGCGCCATCGGCCGGGTTGGGCCCTTGCTCGTGCACACCGGTCTTGTCCTGCTGATGCTGGGCGCAGCCTGGGGCGCCCTAGCCGGCAACCGCCTGGAGCGATTCCTGGCCCCCGGCCGCAGCCTCGACCTTCTGGATCGCGACGGCACCAGCCAATTGACCATCACGCTGAATCGCTTTGCCATCGATCGGGATCCAGCCGGACGCACGGAACAGTTCCGCTCCGCTCTGCAGCTGCAAGGCGCCAATCAGACGTTGGATGCGGAGATCAGCGTCAATCACCCGCTGCGCCATCGAGGCATCACGATTTACCAGGCGGATTGGTCGTTGGCGACGATCAGCCTGCAAATCGGGCGCAGCCCCGTGCTGGAACTTCCCTTGCAGACCTATCCAGAGCTTGGGGATCAGGTGTGGGGCCTGGTGCTGCCGACCCGGCCGGATGGCAGCCAACCGGTCTTTCTGAGTCTGGAGAGTGAACAAGGGCCCGCGACAGTGTTCGATGCCGACGGCCAGCAGGTTGCCCGACTGCGGCCAGGGGGACCAGCAGTAGAGGTGAAAGGCTTGCCGATGCGGGTGGACGCAGTGATGCCGGCCAGCGGCCTGCTGCTCAAACGGGATCCCGGAGTACCGCTGGTGTATTTGGGCTTCGCGATCCTGCTGGTGGGGGGGGGGTTAAGCCTGGTGGCCACCCGGCAGATGTGGGCCATCGCTGCTGATGGAACCCTCAGCCTCGGCGGCCTTTGCAACCGCAACCTCGCCGCCTTTGCGAACGAATTGCCCCAGCTGTTGCAGCAGGTGGTCGGTGCTGCGGCCAATCCTGGGGAACAAAGCGATCAGCAGGGCTGA
- the queF gene encoding preQ(1) synthase, whose product MTQTPLYGERAIAEAELICFDNPRPGRPYEVSIELPEFTCKCPFSGYPDFAVLRLIYQPGPRVVELKAIKLYVNSFRDQSISHEEVTNRILDDLVAATDPVWMQLEADFNPRGNVHTVVRVTHGSRQPC is encoded by the coding sequence TTGACCCAGACTCCCCTCTATGGCGAACGCGCCATCGCCGAAGCCGAGCTGATCTGCTTTGACAATCCCCGGCCCGGCCGTCCATATGAGGTGTCGATCGAGCTGCCGGAGTTCACCTGCAAGTGCCCCTTCTCCGGCTATCCCGATTTCGCCGTGCTGCGCCTGATCTACCAACCGGGGCCCCGCGTGGTGGAGCTCAAGGCGATCAAGCTCTATGTGAACAGCTTTCGCGACCAGTCGATTTCCCATGAAGAGGTGACCAATCGCATCCTCGACGATCTGGTGGCGGCGACTGATCCGGTTTGGATGCAGTTGGAAGCCGATTTCAACCCCCGTGGCAACGTCCACACGGTGGTGAGGGTCACTCATGGCAGCCGTCAGCCCTGCTGA
- a CDS encoding P-II family nitrogen regulator produces MKKVEAIIRPFKLEDVKVALVEAGIIGMTVSEVRGFGRQKGQVERYRGSEFTVEFLQKLKIEVVVEDDRVEEVVKSIADAARTGEIGDGKIFISPVESVVRIRTGDRDSTAL; encoded by the coding sequence ATGAAAAAGGTCGAAGCGATCATTCGTCCTTTCAAGCTGGAAGACGTCAAGGTGGCGCTGGTGGAGGCCGGCATCATCGGCATGACCGTGAGCGAAGTGCGAGGCTTCGGCCGCCAGAAAGGTCAGGTGGAGCGCTACCGCGGTTCGGAGTTCACCGTTGAATTTCTGCAGAAACTAAAGATCGAAGTGGTGGTCGAGGACGACCGAGTGGAAGAGGTGGTCAAGTCGATCGCTGATGCTGCCCGCACCGGTGAAATCGGTGACGGCAAGATCTTCATCAGCCCTGTGGAATCGGTGGTGCGCATCCGCACCGGCGACCGCGACAGCACAGCGCTCTGA
- a CDS encoding N-acetylmuramoyl-L-alanine amidase, producing MTPTLYLHWTATPYDWIRPGHYHSIISGDGRVHRLHDYNVDLPAHTYGRNRNSIALSCACMGGVPDPWTQPPTDAQLSSLCSEAAAVARSLGWGADQITVERVMTHAEAASNRDGRWMHDNYGPVIWGGTGERWDLLQLSKNGATDGGEQLRHRIQALLRESDARPEQELLAFRGITTIQARGRELSVQLDSLGRSWALASDLLERYELPFAWDASHRRLLIGAMDVSPTFREDGVQAEVGWPLFEMSLQSGSAPVILRGILRSGADGDRAWCRVVEFAEEFGISVGFDPLWLGERRGG from the coding sequence ATGACCCCAACGCTTTACCTGCACTGGACGGCAACGCCCTACGACTGGATCCGTCCTGGGCACTATCACTCGATCATCAGCGGTGATGGCCGTGTGCACCGGTTGCACGATTACAACGTGGATCTGCCGGCTCACACCTACGGCCGCAACCGCAACAGCATCGCGCTGTCCTGTGCCTGCATGGGCGGTGTGCCCGATCCCTGGACACAGCCCCCCACGGACGCTCAGCTCAGCAGCCTCTGCTCCGAGGCCGCTGCCGTTGCCCGAAGCTTGGGCTGGGGTGCGGATCAGATCACGGTGGAGCGGGTGATGACCCATGCCGAGGCAGCCTCCAACCGCGATGGTCGTTGGATGCACGACAACTACGGCCCGGTGATCTGGGGCGGGACGGGGGAGCGCTGGGATCTGCTGCAGCTGTCCAAGAACGGTGCCACCGATGGAGGGGAGCAGCTGCGGCACCGCATTCAGGCGCTGTTGCGGGAGTCGGATGCGCGGCCTGAGCAGGAGCTGCTTGCCTTTCGGGGCATCACGACAATTCAGGCCCGAGGCCGTGAGCTCTCGGTTCAGTTGGATTCCTTAGGCCGCTCCTGGGCCTTGGCCTCCGATCTCTTGGAGCGTTATGAGCTGCCTTTCGCCTGGGATGCAAGCCACCGTCGGTTGCTCATCGGAGCCATGGATGTGAGTCCGACCTTCCGGGAAGACGGCGTTCAGGCTGAAGTGGGATGGCCGTTGTTTGAGATGTCGCTTCAGAGTGGCTCAGCCCCGGTGATCCTTCGAGGCATTCTTCGATCCGGAGCCGATGGGGACCGGGCCTGGTGTCGGGTGGTGGAATTCGCCGAGGAATTCGGCATCTCTGTAGGTTTTGATCCGCTCTGGCTGGGAGAACGCCGCGGTGGATAG
- the purB gene encoding adenylosuccinate lyase, which produces MIERYTLPEMGAVWSEQAKFQSWLDVEIAATEANCRLGRVPQEALDTIKAKASFEVERILEIEAEVRHDVIAFLTNVNEHVGDAGRHIHVGMTSSDVLDTGVALQLKRSVALLRKELDDLAAALRELARAHKSTEMIGRSHAIHGEPITFGFKVAGWLAETERNRTRLERLGQDVAVGQVSGAMGTYANTDPQVEAIACEILGLTPDTASTQVISRDRHADYVQTLALVGASLERFSTEIRNLQRTDVLEVEENFAKGQKGSSAMPHKRNPIRSERISGLARVLRSYTIAALENVALWHERDISHSSTERMMLPDCSVTLHFMLREMTSVVKGLGIYPENMRRNMNVYGGVVFSQRVLLALVGTGMSREEAYQVVQRNAHTAWNTAGGDFRANLEADGDVSSRLSAAELADCFSTALHQENLGVIWERLGI; this is translated from the coding sequence GTGATTGAGCGTTACACCCTTCCTGAGATGGGAGCCGTCTGGAGTGAGCAGGCGAAATTCCAGAGCTGGCTGGATGTGGAGATCGCCGCCACCGAAGCCAACTGCCGGCTTGGCCGCGTGCCCCAGGAGGCCCTCGACACCATCAAGGCCAAGGCCAGCTTCGAGGTGGAACGGATCCTCGAGATCGAAGCCGAGGTGCGTCATGACGTGATCGCCTTCCTCACCAACGTGAACGAGCACGTCGGCGATGCCGGTCGCCACATCCATGTCGGCATGACCAGCAGTGACGTGCTGGATACGGGCGTGGCCCTGCAGCTGAAACGCTCCGTTGCCCTGTTGCGAAAGGAACTGGATGACCTTGCAGCAGCGCTGCGGGAACTGGCCCGAGCCCACAAGAGCACCGAAATGATCGGCCGCTCCCATGCCATACACGGCGAACCGATCACCTTCGGATTCAAGGTGGCCGGCTGGCTGGCCGAAACCGAGCGCAACCGCACCCGGCTGGAGCGGCTGGGACAGGATGTGGCCGTGGGCCAGGTCAGCGGTGCCATGGGCACCTACGCCAACACCGACCCCCAAGTGGAAGCGATCGCCTGCGAGATCCTCGGCCTCACTCCAGACACCGCCAGCACCCAGGTGATCTCCCGCGATCGTCATGCCGATTACGTGCAGACCCTCGCCCTGGTGGGCGCCTCCCTGGAGCGCTTCTCCACCGAAATCCGCAACCTTCAGCGCACCGATGTGCTGGAAGTGGAGGAAAACTTCGCCAAGGGCCAAAAGGGCAGCTCCGCCATGCCCCACAAACGCAACCCGATCCGCAGCGAGCGGATCAGCGGTCTGGCCCGAGTGCTGCGCAGCTACACCATTGCGGCCCTCGAGAACGTGGCCCTCTGGCACGAACGCGACATCAGCCATAGCTCAACCGAGCGAATGATGCTCCCCGATTGCTCGGTCACCCTGCACTTCATGCTGCGTGAGATGACCAGCGTCGTGAAGGGTCTTGGGATCTACCCCGAGAACATGCGTCGCAACATGAATGTGTATGGCGGAGTGGTGTTCAGCCAGCGGGTGCTGCTCGCCCTTGTGGGTACGGGCATGAGTCGGGAGGAGGCTTATCAGGTCGTCCAGCGCAATGCCCACACCGCCTGGAACACCGCCGGCGGCGACTTCCGCGCCAACCTCGAAGCGGATGGCGATGTCAGCAGCCGGCTCTCCGCAGCCGAGCTGGCCGACTGCTTTAGCACCGCGCTACACCAAGAGAACCTTGGTGTGATCTGGGAGCGGCTAGGAATCTGA
- a CDS encoding polysaccharide biosynthesis/export family protein has translation MVLSAPLSFGGGLRAEERINWLKTPVKATAPLLAPPQLPPPPSLPPQTYRYRLAPGDRLVTSVFKIEGYEAQVQVLSDGTINLPRLGTVEVWGLTLEEARQRITNGYSQFLRRPLVYLDLVEQRPIRVTVTGQVLRPGVFTLPVNSQGSVGGGVELGGVGGGGGGWPTMVDVIQKAGGISATGDLARLELLRPSPTPGGSTQSYVFDYLTVLKNGGFAPNPLIYDGDSIRVYKTISPVNVDLLTTAASNFAPATINVQVAGEVFAPGVVQISSNAPLSRAILASGGVTRRGSVTRVDLIRMDGQGRTTVKQLRYDPNAVLSSTNNPPMRNGDVVVVDRNNLTRFTDGMNDALQPLTPIVNAASIFRLLGLPTGVGSSSRSR, from the coding sequence ATGGTGCTCTCGGCTCCACTGTCTTTTGGTGGAGGACTGAGGGCTGAAGAGAGGATCAACTGGCTCAAAACGCCGGTCAAGGCCACTGCACCGCTGCTGGCCCCTCCGCAGTTACCACCGCCGCCCAGCCTGCCGCCACAGACCTACCGCTACCGCCTGGCCCCAGGAGACCGGCTGGTGACATCGGTGTTCAAGATCGAGGGTTACGAAGCGCAGGTTCAGGTGTTGAGCGATGGCACCATCAACCTGCCGCGGCTCGGCACGGTTGAGGTGTGGGGCCTGACCCTTGAGGAAGCGCGGCAGCGGATCACCAATGGCTACAGCCAATTTCTGCGGCGACCTCTGGTGTATCTCGACTTGGTCGAGCAGCGTCCGATCCGGGTGACGGTGACGGGGCAGGTCTTGCGTCCTGGCGTTTTCACCCTGCCTGTGAACAGTCAGGGATCCGTGGGCGGGGGCGTCGAACTTGGTGGTGTCGGCGGTGGCGGTGGTGGATGGCCGACCATGGTTGATGTGATCCAGAAAGCTGGTGGGATTTCCGCCACTGGGGATCTGGCTCGTCTGGAACTGCTGCGCCCCTCTCCAACGCCAGGTGGATCAACTCAGAGTTACGTCTTTGACTACCTCACCGTGCTGAAAAACGGAGGGTTTGCCCCCAATCCGCTGATCTATGACGGCGACAGCATCCGGGTCTACAAGACGATATCGCCGGTCAATGTCGACCTGCTGACAACTGCTGCGTCGAACTTCGCCCCGGCAACGATCAACGTGCAAGTCGCTGGCGAGGTCTTTGCTCCAGGAGTTGTTCAAATCAGTTCCAACGCTCCTTTGTCGCGCGCCATCCTTGCCTCGGGTGGAGTCACCCGCCGCGGCAGCGTGACGCGGGTTGATTTGATCCGCATGGATGGTCAGGGCCGTACCACGGTGAAGCAGTTGCGCTACGACCCGAATGCCGTGCTCAGCAGCACGAACAACCCGCCGATGCGCAATGGCGATGTGGTGGTGGTGGACCGCAACAACCTCACCAGGTTCACCGACGGGATGAATGACGCCCTGCAGCCGCTGACGCCGATCGTGAATGCGGCGTCGATTTTCCGGCTGCTGGGGCTGCCCACCGGGGTCGGTTCATCTTCTCGCAGCCGTTGA
- a CDS encoding GNAT family N-acyltransferase, protein MTQTGPAAQDDVLLPQGWSEANQATSLLFSIDGLELHLIPGSRFDAVADAVGTLRESTYRQQLSGSGSTRDLDGRDASYDHLILLEPRSGALAGSARLQFIPQFTASEHLPGSQQSYLEHVYPGIKAMLAEQTHHVEIGRVALAHRFQRQPHSLMALFRGGLLIAARSGFSILHGLVSYNHFAYSDAVNTAFLSALMRPPYRRTRPTLPPPRHPISAIQPDDSIHPIGNVQALEVAIRQDHNDDFRLPVLLRQYFNLMEAKVCDLSLARDFNRITEILMAADLSSLPKDRLAFFIDVDHQPVYQQFSWYRGER, encoded by the coding sequence ATGACGCAGACCGGACCAGCAGCTCAGGATGACGTTCTTCTTCCTCAGGGCTGGAGCGAAGCCAACCAGGCCACCAGCCTGCTGTTCAGCATCGACGGTCTCGAGCTGCATCTGATCCCCGGATCGCGATTCGATGCCGTCGCTGACGCCGTCGGCACGTTGCGGGAATCCACCTACCGCCAACAGCTCTCCGGCTCCGGCAGCACCCGTGACCTTGACGGACGCGATGCGTCCTATGACCATTTGATTCTGCTGGAACCCCGCAGCGGGGCCCTGGCCGGTTCTGCCCGGCTGCAGTTCATTCCCCAGTTCACAGCGTCTGAACATCTTCCTGGCAGCCAGCAGTCCTACCTGGAGCACGTCTATCCGGGCATCAAGGCGATGCTGGCTGAGCAAACCCACCACGTGGAGATCGGTCGGGTGGCGTTAGCCCACCGCTTTCAGCGCCAACCGCATTCCCTGATGGCCCTGTTCCGAGGGGGGCTCCTGATCGCAGCCCGTTCGGGCTTCAGCATCCTGCACGGACTTGTCTCCTACAACCACTTCGCCTACAGCGATGCTGTCAACACGGCCTTCCTCAGTGCGTTAATGCGGCCTCCTTATCGCAGGACCCGCCCGACCCTGCCGCCACCGCGTCACCCGATCAGCGCGATCCAGCCCGACGACAGCATCCACCCGATCGGCAACGTTCAGGCTCTGGAAGTGGCGATCCGACAAGACCACAACGACGACTTCCGTCTGCCGGTGTTGTTGCGTCAATACTTCAATCTGATGGAAGCCAAGGTCTGTGACCTGTCTCTCGCGAGAGATTTCAACCGAATCACCGAGATCCTGATGGCAGCCGACCTCTCAAGCCTGCCAAAAGATCGCCTAGCGTTCTTTATTGATGTTGATCACCAACCGGTCTACCAGCAATTCAGCTGGTACCGCGGCGAAAGATAA